One genomic segment of Lampris incognitus isolate fLamInc1 chromosome 2, fLamInc1.hap2, whole genome shotgun sequence includes these proteins:
- the hyal2b gene encoding hyaluronidase-2: MGVFFHNLLAVVAQVSWLLLAILTPWTVFCSQELKQTRWPLFSQKPVLLAWNAPTEDCGPRHGVRFSLEQFQIVASPNEGFVKQNLTIFYKDRLGIYPYYEHDGTAVNGGLPQAASLTQHHEKMPEGVLKYIREPGIKGLAVIDWEEWRPLWIRNWDIKNVYRERSLEMVKKKNPDWPPERVGKVAQQEFELSARKFMLETLKLAKHLRPNQLWGFYLFPDCYNHDYKSSLRNYSGRCPDVEVARNDQLTWLWTESTALYPSIYMGSVLSSTTFGRHFVRNRVKEGMRLASAGNGSARPVFVYTRPTYINNLTPLSEMDLVSTIGESVALGAAGVIFWGDSMYASSNATCSSLNGYLRGKMGRYLLNVSTAAEQCSRMQCGYHGRCLRRLSDSDVYLHLSPVTHNITSQSGKLKVTGQPGQVELEEFRKHFQCQCYSGYRGESCAQKEKGQNRASSVLGTWPLSLILPIGLLALLH; the protein is encoded by the exons ATGGGGGTCTTCTTTCACAATCTACTGGCTGTGGTTGCCCAAGTGTCATGGTTGCTTCTGGCTATattgacaccctggacagttttTTGTTCACAAGAATTAAAGCAGACTAGATGGCCATTGTTCTCTCAGAAGCCAGTTCTCCTTGCCTGGAATGCCCCAACAGAGGATTGTGGTCCTCGACATGGTGTACGCTTCTCTCTGGAGCAGTTTCAGATTGTGGCCTCCCCAAATGAGGGCTTTGTCAAACAGAACCTTACAATTTTCTATAAGGACCGTCTTGGCATTTATCCTTATTATGAGCATGATGGAACTGCAGTTAACGGGGGGCTTCCTCAGGCTGCCAGCCTCACTCAGCATCATGAAAAGATGCCTGAAGGTGTGCTAAAATATATACGTGAGCCAGGCATAAAAGGCTTAGCAGTCATTGACTGGGAAGAATGGCGCCCACTGTGGATCCGTAATTGGGATATCAAAAATGTGTACAGGGAGAGATCCCTTGAAAtggtaaagaaaaaaaaccctgattGGCCACCAGAACGTGTTGGAAAAGTTGCGCAGCAGGAATTTGAGCTATCAGCTCGCAAATTCATGCTTGAGACTCTGAAACTTGCCAAACATTTGAGGCCAAACCAGTTGTGGGGCTTTTACCTTTTTCCAGATTGTTACAACCATGACTACAAGAGTAGTCTAAGGAACTATTCAGGCCGCTGCCCTGATGTGGAGGTAGCCCGCAATGACCAACTTACCTGGTTGTGGACTGAAAGCACTGCACTGTACCCATCTATATACATGGGTTCTGTACTAAGCTCGACAACATTTGGGCGCCACTTTGTCCGCAACCGGGTAAAAGAGGGAATGCGCCTGGCATCTGCTGGCAATGGATCAGCCCGCCCGGTTTTCGTTTATACCCGGCCTACTTACATCAATAATTTGACGCCCCTGAGTGAG ATGGACCTGGTCTCCACCATCGGTGAGAGTGTTGCACTTGGGGCAGCAGGTGTCATCTTTTGGGGAGACTCCATGTATGCAAGCAGCAAT GCCACCTGCTCCAGCCTAAATGGGTATCTCCGGGGAAAGATGGGTCGGTACCTGCTCAATGTGTCCACGGCGGCAGAGCAGTGCAGTCGGATGCAGTGTGGCTACCATGGCCGCTGTCTGCGCCGGTTATCAGACAGTGACGTGTACCTGCACCTTAGCCCCGTGACCCACAACATCACCAGCCAGAGCGGCAAATTGAAGGTAACAGGCCAACCTGGCCAAGTGGAATTGGAGGAGTTCCGCAAACACTTCCAGTGCCAGTGCTACAGTGGTTACAGGGGTGAGAGCTGTGCTCAGAAAGAGAAAGGGCAGAATAGAGCCTCTTCTGTCCTGGGAACTTGGCCCCTCAGCCTTATTCTACCAATAGGACTCCTCGCCCTGCTGCATTGA